Part of the Alosa alosa isolate M-15738 ecotype Scorff River chromosome 18, AALO_Geno_1.1, whole genome shotgun sequence genome is shown below.
ATATTTTGAATCTGCAGTTTTCAGCAACTTGCTGTTAATCCTAAATGTTCAAGTTATAACTGAGTAGACATATATAATGTCTTTTGTGCCATACTAATTAAATTAGTTGTGTTCTGCTGAATACATTAACCcatatacagtactttgtctgtGTTGTAGATGGCTGACCATGTTGATGTGCTTAAAGGAATAACCAAGTCACCTCATGTCAAATATCCAGTTTTAACACCTAACCTACATGGCTACCAGGCTGCTGTGAGCAAAAATGTTTATTATTTATGCCACAACATTCTTTTTTTGGAGTTATTAACAATTGTtgatgacttgtttaaatgtttatCACCATGTACAGCATATGACCTGACTTGAGATGAGTCTTCCTCCATTAACCTTTGGCTGAATGGCGGTGTTTACATCCCAAGAAGGGCCTTGCCCCGATCAGTAAATGTTTAGTTTGACTGATTTATATCCATGTTCCAACGGCCTCCACATCTGAAAGGTTGAGGCGGGGGCTTCTGAAGTAGCTGTTTTCGGGTCGGCCTCGGAGACGTTCAGTAAGAAGAACATCAACTGCTCCATCGAAGAAAGCATGCTGAGATTTAAAGAGGTCATCTCGTCCGCCAAGCAGGCAGACATACCAGTGCGGGGGTGAGTTTGACCCCCAACTGAGTCATTTTGGCTTGACAGATTCTGTGCACTGGGCTACTGTTTGTGGGGAGTTGGCTATGTTTaattgtgtatgtatttatgtagcTCCCCATGTATACACTTGGTAGTACCCTTAGAGTATTTAACCATGTTTCAGTCTCTGTTTTAGTCTTCTGTAAATGTTCACCTCAGGAGATGTCATCAAATCTAATTCTCATAATGTATCATGTATACATGAAGCAGAACTTCATTTAGGCTTTTTTAAGAGGGACGGGGGTGTATCCGGCACCCAAACTGTGTGAAATTATTTAATTTGTTAATGGAGAAATAAGTCAAGTTCCAGATGCCTGCAGTCTCAGAATCTAGAGCTTTGTATCAGTTACAACTACAAGTCCAGATGTGTCCAAGCAAATATGGCTTGTCAACCTGTGTGGCAGCAGTCTTTAATCTTAAAAAAGAAAgagctttttttgttgttttcccAAGGCCACACTTCAGTTTTGATATTCTCCTTTTGGCAAACGGGAACGAGTGCCCACTGCTCAAGATGCCTGAGAAgcagtaacccccccccccccaccaaacCACCCCCCTCCCACTTCCAGAGTGTAGCAAGACTCCATGGAAATTCCGGTAGCTAGCTGATGTATCGTCTAACAACCAGGAGCCCAGGAGAAACATTTTCAGCTTTTCACTTGTTTGTCTGCTGGTCAAGCAGTAAACGTTTCCTACACATATGGAAAGCACATATAGTTTtacttcttctcttttttcctggACTCATTTCTCATTCCCACGGTCAACATTGTGGCCTCTACTTAGCAACATGAACAACACCGACCAAATGTTATGTTCCCCAACTGCAAATGTTTTACAGTGTCCTCTCTGCCCTGCtagaactatttattttttccttttacAAAAGAGGGTTGGCTCATCCTAAGTGGGTATAAAGGCACCATTTTAGCTACCTTTAAAGGTCTTTTGTTACCATTAACACTTCTGTCATCATACTAACCACATAAGTGTTCATCGCAGAGCCAAaatatttctctcctctctctctcttcaggtaTGTCTCATGTGCTCTTGGTTGTCCCTATGAGGGAGATGTTGAACCAGCTAAAGTAACTGAGGTGAGCCGCTTCCATCCGCATTCTTCTGTTTCTCTAAAATTCATAATGTTGACGAACAGGCTTCTTTAgtcccatccacacacacattgtcagtGTCAATCAGTGTCGAAATTAACAAGTTTGGCATTATGTCAATATAACAAAACTGTccacaaatgtttatttttcttttctatgTTGACTCAGGTAGCAAAGATGTTGTACGATCTCGGCTGTTATGAGGTCTCTCTGGGTGACACTATTGGCGTGGGCACCCCCAAATCAATGGCCAAGGTGCTACAGAGCGTCATGAAGGAGGTACCCTCCAGTGCCTTGGCAGTGCACTGCCATGATACTTACGGGCAAGCTCTAGCCAACATCCTCATTGCTTTGCAGGTGAGGGCCTGGTTATTGCTTAAGTTCCCTTTGAAATGGGCTCTGTTTTATGTCGTGGTAGCAGTGCGTAGGTGAGCAAATTGTAATAGCATACGACCCATTCATAAAgttatttttagtagttattgCATTTGCAGAGGGGAGACAGACTTCATCTGGGATTTGGTGTCCAAACCTTGTCTGTGACCTTGCGTAGAATTGAAAAGGAAAACATCAATTTGGAGGAGGGTTAAAAAGGAACCTGATACAGGGACTTCTGATGCCTGAcaggagcaaaaaaaaaaagcgcaaCAAAAACTCCTCAAAAGAGAAATCGTCTCCTCAAAATCCCCCTGAATAACATAAAACACGGCTGGCGGGTGTGCTTATTACCTTTTGTTCATGAATCGCATATTCACGTGTGCCCTATGCACACCACAGAGCAAATCATTAAGTTTGACCTTGCAGACACTTAAATtctaattcaaattcaaaagatGCTTTATTGGCGTGACCATAAAATTATGCTGTACTCCCAAAGCATACGTGTTGAGGGAGTTCTTTGTATATGAAAGAAGGGAAAGGGAGGAAGGAAAGAATAGTAATAATCAAGGAATCAGAGtagtctctctcttcctctctctctctctcttctctctctctcctctctctctctctctctctctatctctctctctcgctttctttctttctctttctgactCTGCTTTGATATGATTCTCCAGCTTTTGTTTGGGAGAAGCCTTCAGTCCAGGGGCGTTTCAGACACAGACCAGAGCCCTTGGCGGTGCGGCACTATCAGTTCTCTGGGGCCCTTTGTGGCTTCCCTTTCACAGTTTGTCTTCCCCGGGCCGCGCAGGGATGCGCTTCGGGGGCTGGGCGGGTCAACGGCTGTCAGGAGGTCGACACAAAGGCTTACCTATTAGGTGTCTGTTTCATATGACAGGGGCTCTGGCCTTGACAAAGCCCCTGagccggagaggagaggacagaagagaggagagaggagagaaaggaggggagaggagtgagtgagtgagtagggaggagaggggaggagaggagcgccGGGGCCCTGCAGCGCTCTCAGCTCGTCTGTCGCTAGCCCGTTGAACCCTGTGACAATGCTTTGCTTAAAGGGCAAGGGGGGAATTATCCTTTCATCGCCCACTACTAAACACATGGTGGACGGGCAGGGGTTTGGATAGGGGGCCCCAGGCTCTGGTAATACGCTCGCTCCTCCAATCCCTCTGCTTCCTTGCCTCTCCAGCTGTAACTGTGTAACCCTAACTGGTGTCGGCACTTCACAAAGGTTACCCATGAATTTCCCTCACTTTGTTGTGAATTGGGTGTCATGGTTGAGGATCcgatttcaaaaaaaaaaaaaaaaaagattacaaagagacagagagcagctAATTTGAATTCAAACAAGCAATTGTGTtatacccccccctccccccaccttgTATCATGTTTCCCCACATATTAGGATGTGAATGATCTGAATTACAGATTCCCGAAAGCAGCTTTAGCTCATAAGAAAAGCTGACGATCGCCAGGAAGGCCTGTGTTGTTGTAAGGACAGAAATATCTCCTGAACGTGATTGGGTTATTCTAAGCAAGCGTCTGTGTGCACGATAGAGCCTTTTTCAGCTGTCTCAGCTGCTGGGGCGGCAGTGTAAAATAACTCTGTTCCAGACATTATGATGTTGGGTACCTTTGACAACGTTGAAGAGAAGCAGGGACAAGGTGAAATTCCTGAGTGTGAATCAGCATTAAGACTGATTCAGCACAGCTGCCTCTCACAAACCACAGAAAATAATAACAGCCAAGGAAGTTCAGCTGGCCATTtgcaccccaaaaaaaaaaaaaaatagtggaAATGAAAGATGTTATCATGGCTTTTCATTACTGGATGCCAGGAGTCTCTCACCACCAACTGAGCAAGAAATGAATTCAGCTAACCCTGTCAGATCACAGTCACCCTTGCTTTTGTTCATGATAAAGACATGCCATGTTCTTTGTACCTTTCTTTTCAAGCAATTATTTCCTAtggtgcgtgtgtttgtgtgtgcatgtgtgtgtgtgtgtgcgtgtgtgtgtgtgagcaatagGAAAGTATGTTGTGTTCTTTCTCAGGCCTGGCCTGGGAAGGTTTAATCTCATGGAGCCTTTCATTGTGAGCGGAGGCAGGCTTTTTTGACCATACTGAAAGGCAGTGGGATGGCCAGACAGGTCTCGCTGGGCTTGCTGGTCTGCAAGCATTCCTACTTCCCTGGCCCCCGACAGGGCCAGTGCTCCGGCTCAATAACCCAAACGCATCCACTCAGCACTGCGAGCTAGTAAAACACTCATATCAATAATTGCACTATGCGGTGGATCATATTAAGCAAACCAATGCCAAAATGTGCATCTGGACATTTTTTATTGAATGAGACATTTGGAATTTGAAAACCGCTGGATTGACTACAACAAAGACAAATTATTGCCAAAGTCGATGAAGGCAACATTTGATGTTCATTCACCGTATAACAGCCTGCAAACCGGTTCACAATTAAGTATAGTTCTGGATGCAATATGCTCTTGCTTGTCTCACAGTAAAGCCTAGATGTTCTCCCCAGTGTTTTTGCGGTGGAAAACCTCTGCTACCTTGTTATTCCCTCCTGACACCTTTAACATGAATCAGTGTAGTATCTATTTGGCCTTTTATACTGAACTCCAGTGCAGATGTTAACCAGGTTACATGCAATGGCATAAAAAAGCTTAGAACTAGTTCAATGCTCTTAACCAGGGTTTGAATTACACCATGGCTTTCGGAAAGGGCACCACGACTTCCCAAGTCACATGCATGTCACATGTATACATAAAAGTACATTACAGCAAAAACAATTGTATAGAATCAGAACAATGCCATAAAGATTGTGTGCCCgtgaaaagatattcacatgtgtaatagagTTTTGTCTTCGAGAATATGATTTGTATAAGTGTAGAACCGTTTTGTAACTGTGGAACagtttcagtaggcctacaagatgTGCTGTAGCACAGTGGTAAGAGGAGCGAGCTTTGATCTAAGGATCTTTGGTTCAAGCCCAGCATCAATCATTCTGCCCATGTTAGTTTTGCACTGGATATTTACATGCCAACACAAAAATCCGGCAGAGTAACATCAGTTGAACTTGTTACAGTTAGGCGTGGAATGAAAGCACTGTTTTCCTAAACTGCATTAAAACGTGATCCCTATAGGGGAGGCCACTGAAACAGGCACGCAAAGACACAGATGAATAAGTTCATCTACCTCGCTGAAAAGAGCTCTTGTTTGTGGATGGAGCTTACTTAATATCCATCCCACCTTTCACCATGGTGCACCGAGACTCCCCGATAACACTATGCATCATT
Proteins encoded:
- the hmgcll1 gene encoding 3-hydroxy-3-methylglutaryl-CoA lyase, cytoplasmic isoform X5 codes for the protein MVSTGVKIQLINMLSETGLPVIEATSFVSSKWVPQMADHVDVLKGITKSPHVKYPVLTPNLHGYQAAVEAGASEVAVFGSASETFSKKNINCSIEESMLRFKEVISSAKQADIPVRGYVSCALGCPYEGDVEPAKVTEVAKMLYDLGCYEVSLGDTIGVGTPKSMAKVLQSVMKEVPSSALAVHCHDTYGQALANILIALQMGISVVDSSVAGLGGCPYAPGASGNVSTEDVVYMLHGMGIETGVNLSKVINAGEFICQALNRRTNSKVAQAKSCHCVP
- the hmgcll1 gene encoding 3-hydroxy-3-methylglutaryl-CoA lyase, cytoplasmic isoform X4, with amino-acid sequence MGNIPSAVKHCLSYETLAQDYPWLVRWLQEEKFGAICEFPKTVKIVEVGPRDGLQNEKEMVSTGVKIQLINMLSETGLPVIEATSFVSSKWVPQMADHVDVLKGITKSPHVKYPVLTPNLHGYQAAVEAGASEVAVFGSASETFSKKNINCSIEESMLRFKEVISSAKQADIPVRGYVSCALGCPYEGDVEPAKVTEVAKMLYDLGCYEVSLGDTIGVGTPKSMAKVLQSVMKEVPSSALAVHCHDTYGQALANILIALQGVNLSKVINAGEFICQALNRRTNSKVAQAKSCHCVP
- the hmgcll1 gene encoding 3-hydroxy-3-methylglutaryl-CoA lyase, cytoplasmic isoform X3, whose amino-acid sequence is MGNIPSAVKHCLSYETLAQDYPWLVRWLQEEKFGAICEFPKTVKIVEVGPRDGLQNEKMADHVDVLKGITKSPHVKYPVLTPNLHGYQAAVEAGASEVAVFGSASETFSKKNINCSIEESMLRFKEVISSAKQADIPVRGYVSCALGCPYEGDVEPAKVTEVAKMLYDLGCYEVSLGDTIGVGTPKSMAKVLQSVMKEVPSSALAVHCHDTYGQALANILIALQMGISVVDSSVAGLGGCPYAPGASGNVSTEDVVYMLHGMGIETGVNLSKVINAGEFICQALNRRTNSKVAQAKSCHCVP